A genome region from Gossypium hirsutum isolate 1008001.06 chromosome A04, Gossypium_hirsutum_v2.1, whole genome shotgun sequence includes the following:
- the LOC121227916 gene encoding 28 kDa heat- and acid-stable phosphoprotein — translation MGRGKFKGKPTGHRHFSTPEELRAGTSARPRTFKKEEAEVEEEEEEESEEEVEEEPEKRKGTQGLIEIENPNLAKQRNVKAKDVDMGRTTELSRREREEIEKQKAHERYMKLQEQGKTEQARKDLERLALIRQQRAEAAKKREEEKAAREQKKTEARK, via the exons atgggaAGAGGAAAATTCAAGGGCAAGCCCACCGGTCACCGCCACTTCTCCACTCCTGAAGAGCTCC GTGCTGGTACCTCTGCTCGTCCCCGTACTTTTAAGAAG GAAGAAGCCGAagtagaggaagaagaagaagaagagtctGAAGAGGAAGTAGAAGAAGAGCCCGAG AAACGAAAGGGTACTCAAGGGCTTATTGAGATTGAGAATCCAAATTTGGCCAAACAAAGGAATGTCAAAGCTAAAGATGTTGAT ATGGGGAGAACAACTGAACTATCAAGGCGTGAAAG AGAGGAAATAGAAAAGCAAAAAGCACATGAACGATATATGAAGCTGCAGGAACAAGGGAAAACTGAACAAGCAAGAAAAGATTTAG AGCGCTTAGCCCTGATACGACAACAAAGGGCAGAAGCTGCTAAGAAGAGAGAGGAAGAGAAGGCTG CGAGAGAACAGAAGAAAACTGAAGCTCGCAAATAA
- the LOC107948743 gene encoding ras-related protein RABA1f: MAAYRADDDYDYLFKVVLVGDSGVGKSNLLSRFTRNEFSLESKSTIGVEFATRSIRVNDKIVKAQIWDTAGQERYRAITSAYYRGAVGAMLVYDVTRRVTFENVQRWLKELRDHTDSSIVIMLIGNKADLRHLFAVTTDDAKAFAESENTFFMETSALESTNVEHAFTEVLTQIHQVISRKALEGGNDQTTLPKGQTINVGSRDDVSAVKKDGCCSA, encoded by the exons ATGGCAGCGTATAGAGCGGATGACGACTACGATTATTTGTTTAAGGTGGTGTTGGTCGGAGATTCCGGCGTCGGGAAATCCAATTTGTTGTCGAGATTTACTAGAAACGAGTTTAGCCTTGAATCTAAATCCACAATCGGTGTCGAATTTGCCACCCGAAGTATTCGGGTCAATGATAAAATCGTTAAGGCCCAGATTTGGGACACTGCTGGACAAGAAAG ATACCGGGCAATTACAAGTGCATACTACCGAGGAGCTGTTGGTGCCATGCTTGTCTATGATGTCACTCGACGGGTCACGTTTGAGAATGTTCAGAGATGGCTGAAGGAACTACGAGATCATACAGATTCTAGCATCGTGATTATGCTCATTGGTAACAAGGCCGACCTGCGACATTTGTTTGCCGTTACCACCGACGATGCTAAGGCCTTTGCCGAGAGTGAAAACACCTTCTTTATGGAAACATCTGCCCTTGAATCTACAAATGTTGAGCATGCATTCACTGAAGTGCTAACTCAAATACATCAAGTGATCAGTCGAAAAGCGCTCGAAGGAGGGAATGATCAAACAACATTGCCCAAGGGACAAACCATCAATGTCGGATCTCGGGATGATGTTTCAGCTGTGAAGAAAGACGGCTGCTGTTCTGCATAA
- the LOC107948744 gene encoding uncharacterized protein isoform X1: MKKLTGRLEEPKRNKRKLDKRLKLSLTKPSYLLTLKYAHIRWENRQRLCYLLERLVKKHNWAEASGVLRLLLKGTSRDFSADLNRLKYSVAIRLLKYIDGDHVDIRRIRDIYEIWMSRIRFKTVKTEEQIAVHLEFILFCLTHGNLGWAHQATLSLMKEQNFSCHPMANLVMGLTFCQLWYSNLTEEVKLRNSDQDYLPQQSDASGSNMGNEIVYSEGNYAAYTHDAVSSQCGSETSVMNDKRESLVAGSNQQRVVHVQNNVNLQRAAPLVQEIEPLGSNQNSSENEVGFYDDSGYTCDPSVFSALEGLESWLMPLKLPYSSENFVYLHRQMVNNHYKDALKHLRLALHCEPPLSAALLPLIQLLLIGGQAKEALSEVEKFCNISNMPFPFRLRASLLEYFYSNDSVRLCNCFEEVLKRDPTCCHSLARLVSMHQKGCYRLSCMDRPVFALFGDYSLESLVEMIALHVEATFPESETWREFASCFLKLYEYEEDRLSVCLVGNEGEQKANRSIYYRRIPSIFTEVNSRRAWRLRCRCWLKRHFGKRMLASEIASGMLELVTYKAACAAHLYGEECHYVVKVYTHLREHSEKDLCKFLKPHMVNSIRLNVRFQEK; the protein is encoded by the exons ATGAAGAAACTTACGGGTAGATTAGAAGAACCCAAGAGAAATAAGCGAAAGCTAGACAAAAGGTTGAAATTATCATTAACCAAGCCTTCTTATCTTCTAACACTGAAATACGCCCATATTCGCTGGGAAAATCGGCAAAGACTTTGTTATCTTTTGGAAAGACTTGTAAAGAAACATAATTGGGCCGAGGCTAGTGGAGTATTACGCTTGTTGCTTAAGGGTACTTCCCGTGATTTTTCTGCTGATCTGAATCGCCTCAAGTACTCG GTTGCAATCAGGCTTCTTAAGTACATAGATGGGGATCATGTTGACATTAGAAGGATCAGGGACATCTATGAGATTTGGATGAGCAGGATCAGGTTCAAGACTGTGAAAACAGAG GAGCAAATTGCAGTTCATTTGGAGTTCATTTTATTCTGCCTTACACATGGAAATCTTGGCTGGGCTCATCAAGCCACTTTAAG CTTGATGAAAGAACAAAACTTTAGCTGTCACCCAATGGCAAACCTGGTCATGGGCTTGACATTCTGTCAGCTTTGGTATTCCAATCTCACTGAAGAGGTTAAACTGAGAAATTCAGATCAGGATTACCTCCCTCAGCAATCAGACGCTTCAGGATCAAATATGGGCAACGAAATTGTTTACTCAGAGGGAAATTATGCAGCTTATACTCATGATGCTGTTTCTTCTCAATGTGGTTCAGAGACATCTGTCATGAATGATAAAAGAGAAAGTCTGGTGGCTGGTAGCAACCAACAAAGAGTCGTTCATGTGCAGAACAATGTTAACTTGCAGAGAGCTGCACCTCTCGTACAAGAGATTGAGCCATTAGGCTCCAATCAAAACTCTTCTGAAAATGAAGTTGGTTTCTATGATGATAGTGGCTATACATGTGATCCTTCAGTCTTCTCTGCCTTAG AGGGTTTAGAGTCATGGTTGATGCCTTTAAAGTTGCCATATTCTAGTGAGAACTTTGTCTATTTGCATAGGCAAATGGTTAATAATCATTATAAAGATGCTCTGAAGCATCTACGGCTTGCTCTTCACTGTGAACCCCCTTTGTCTGCAGCCTTACTTCCTTTGATACAG TTATTGCTAATTGGAGGTCAAGCGAAAGAGGCCCTAAGTGAAGTCGAAAAGTTCTGTAACATTTCGAACATGCCTTTTCCCTTTAG ATTAAGGGCAAGTCTTCTAGAGTACTTTTATTCTAATGACTCTGTCAGGCTCTGTAATTGTTTTGAGGAGGTTTTGAAGAGGGATCCGACATGCTGCCACTCATTGGCAAGGCTTGTCAGCATGCATCAAAAAGGTTGTTATAGATTATCTTGCATGGATAGACCAGTGTTTGCTTTATTTG GTGATTATAGTCTGGAATCCCTTGTGGAGATGATTGCTTTGCATGTGGAAGCTACATTTCCAGAGTCTGAAACGTGGAGGGAGTTTGCTTCATGCTTCCTCAAACTATATGAATACGAAGAGGATCGACTGTCTGTATGCCTCGTTGGGAATGAAGGTGAACAAAAAGCAAATCGCTCTATTTATTACAGAAGGATTCCAAGCATATTTACCGAGGTAAACTCAAGAAGAGCTTGGAGATTACGCTGCAGATGTTGGTTAAAACGTCATTTTGGCAAGCGGATGCTTGCCTCCGAAATCGCTTCAG GGATGTTGGAGCTTGTAACATACAAAGCAGCTTGTGCAGCCCATCTGTATGGTGAAGAATGTCATTATGTTGTAAAGGTTTATACTCATTTAAGGGAACACAGTGAGAAGGATTTATGCAAATTCTTAAAACCACATATGGTGAATTCCATCAGACTAAATGTGagatttcaagaaaaataa
- the LOC121227915 gene encoding xyloglucan galactosyltransferase XLT2: protein MLPTSTTTTTPPTPKPPSPCFPNSTTASPKSPKPPYLSAIDRKPSSSSLQFQPYFFLPNHVRLWLLLFIISLQIIILFMARTLHLSHRRSHFPSHPHHHLLQNPPNISSTSPSSSFSPPHNCSFRRIFVYNLPAVFNQELLDNCVELDPWHSRCRALSNDGFGSKATGLSGVIPEDLVPAWYWTDQFAMEIIYHNRILNYKCRTMEPDSATAFYIPFYAGLAVGKYLWFKYRWKDRDRYCEMILKWLQEQPHWNSSGGWDHFITMGRITWDFRRTKDEDWGSKCIYLPGMRNITRLLIERNPWDYFDVAVPYPTGFHPRSDSDVLEWQDFVRNRNRKTLFCFAGAPRDTIKNDFRSLLLRQCMNVSGLCRAVDCAGTRCSNGTSLVLEAFLDSEFCLQPRGDSFTRRSIFDCMVAGSIPVFFWHRTAYLQYQWFLPSDPKSYSVFIHRNEVKNGTSIKSVLESYSKEEVKKIREKVIEYIPKLVYAKPKEGLESIKDAFDVAIEGALKRIKEQKQFGHKWK from the coding sequence ATGCTTCCAAcatccaccaccaccaccacccccCCCACCCCCAAACCCCCTTCTCCTTGTTTTCCAAACTCCACCACCGCCTCCCCTAAATCACCCAAACCCCCCTATCTCTCTGCCATCGACCGCAAACCCTCTTCCTCTTCTCTCCAATTCCAGCCTTATTTCTTCTTACCCAACCACGTCCGCTTATGGCTCCTCCTTTTCATCATCTCTCTCCAGATTATCATCCTTTTCATGGCTCGCACCCTCCATCTCTCCCATCGCCGCTCCCACTTCCCTTCCCATCCTCATCACCATCTCCTCCAAAACCCCCCTAACATTTCATCCACGTCGCCCTCTTCCTCTTTTTCACCGCCCCACAACTGCTCATTCCGTCGTATTTTCGTCTACAACTTGCCGGCTGTTTTCAACCAGGAGTTATTGGATAACTGCGTCGAGCTGGACCCTTGGCATTCACGTTGCAGGGCTTTATCCAACGACGGATTCGGGAGCAAAGCCACGGGATTGTCTGGCGTCATACCCGAGGATTTGGTTCCAGCATGGTACTGGACCGACCAGTTCGCCATGGAGATCATTTACCACAATCGCATTTTAAACTACAAGTGTCGTACGATGGAACCGGATTCCGCGACGGCGTTTTACATCCCGTTTTACGCAGGACTCGCCGTAGGGAAATACTTATGGTTTAAGTATAGATGGAAAGATCGTGATAGGTACTGCGAGATGATATTGAAATGGCTTCAAGAGCAGCCGCATTGGAACAGTTCCGGTGGGTGGGATCATTTCATAACAATGGGGCGCATCACATGGGATTTCCGGCGGACCAAAGACGAAGACTGGGGCTCCAAATGCATCTACTTGCCAGGCATGAGAAACATCACACGTCTTTTGATTGAACGAAACCCTTGGGACTATTTCGACGTCGCTGTGCCTTACCCCACCGGATTCCACCCCAGATCGGACTCCGACGTCTTAGAGTGGCAAGACTTCGTCCGTAACCGTAACCGCAAAACCCTTTTTTGTTTCGCCGGAGCGCCACGTGACACCATCAAGAATGATTTCAGAAGCTTGCTGTTGAGGCAATGCATGAACGTGTCGGGGTTATGCCGAGCCGTGGATTGTGCAGGCACCCGCTGCTCAAACGGAACTTCCCTGGTGCTGGAGGCGTTTTTGGATTCGGAGTTTTGCCTGCAGCCAAGAGGCGATAGCTTCACCCGCAGGTCAATATTTGATTGCATGGTAGCGGGTTCCATCCCGGTTTTCTTCTGGCATCGAACGGCATATCTTCAGTACCAATGGTTTCTACCCAGCGACCCCAAGAGTTACTCAGTTTTCATCCACCGCAACGAGGTGAAGAACGGGACATCAATCAAAAGCGTGCTTGAAAGTTACAGTAAAGAAGAGGTAAAGAAAATAAGGGAGAAAGTGATTGAGTATATTCCCAAACTAGTTTATGCGAAACCAAAAGAGGGTTTAGAGAGTATAAAGGATGCATTTGATGTTGCTATTGAAGGAGCATTGAAGAGAATTAAGGAGCAAAAGCAGTTTGGACACAAATGGAAATGA
- the LOC107948744 gene encoding uncharacterized protein isoform X2 — protein sequence MKKLTGRLEEPKRNKRKLDKRLKLSLTKPSYLLTLKYAHIRWENRQRLCYLLERLVKKHNWAEASGVLRLLLKGTSRDFSADLNRLKYSVAIRLLKYIDGDHVDIRRIRDIYEIWMSRIRFKTVKTEEQIAVHLEFILFCLTHGNLGWAHQATLSLMKEQNFSCHPMANLVMGLTFCQLWYSNLTEEVKLRNSDQDYLPQQSDASGSNMGNEIVYSEGNYAAYTHDAVSSQCGSETSVMNDKRESLVAGSNQQRVVHVQNNVNLQRAAPLVQEIEPLGSNQNSSENEVGFYDDSGYTCDPSVFSALEGLESWLMPLKLPYSSENFVYLHRQMVNNHYKDALKHLRLALHCEPPLSAALLPLIQLLLIGGQAKEALSEVEKFCNISNMPFPFRLRASLLEYFYSNDSVRLCNCFEEVLKRDPTCCHSLARLVSMHQKGDYSLESLVEMIALHVEATFPESETWREFASCFLKLYEYEEDRLSVCLVGNEGEQKANRSIYYRRIPSIFTEVNSRRAWRLRCRCWLKRHFGKRMLASEIASGMLELVTYKAACAAHLYGEECHYVVKVYTHLREHSEKDLCKFLKPHMVNSIRLNVRFQEK from the exons ATGAAGAAACTTACGGGTAGATTAGAAGAACCCAAGAGAAATAAGCGAAAGCTAGACAAAAGGTTGAAATTATCATTAACCAAGCCTTCTTATCTTCTAACACTGAAATACGCCCATATTCGCTGGGAAAATCGGCAAAGACTTTGTTATCTTTTGGAAAGACTTGTAAAGAAACATAATTGGGCCGAGGCTAGTGGAGTATTACGCTTGTTGCTTAAGGGTACTTCCCGTGATTTTTCTGCTGATCTGAATCGCCTCAAGTACTCG GTTGCAATCAGGCTTCTTAAGTACATAGATGGGGATCATGTTGACATTAGAAGGATCAGGGACATCTATGAGATTTGGATGAGCAGGATCAGGTTCAAGACTGTGAAAACAGAG GAGCAAATTGCAGTTCATTTGGAGTTCATTTTATTCTGCCTTACACATGGAAATCTTGGCTGGGCTCATCAAGCCACTTTAAG CTTGATGAAAGAACAAAACTTTAGCTGTCACCCAATGGCAAACCTGGTCATGGGCTTGACATTCTGTCAGCTTTGGTATTCCAATCTCACTGAAGAGGTTAAACTGAGAAATTCAGATCAGGATTACCTCCCTCAGCAATCAGACGCTTCAGGATCAAATATGGGCAACGAAATTGTTTACTCAGAGGGAAATTATGCAGCTTATACTCATGATGCTGTTTCTTCTCAATGTGGTTCAGAGACATCTGTCATGAATGATAAAAGAGAAAGTCTGGTGGCTGGTAGCAACCAACAAAGAGTCGTTCATGTGCAGAACAATGTTAACTTGCAGAGAGCTGCACCTCTCGTACAAGAGATTGAGCCATTAGGCTCCAATCAAAACTCTTCTGAAAATGAAGTTGGTTTCTATGATGATAGTGGCTATACATGTGATCCTTCAGTCTTCTCTGCCTTAG AGGGTTTAGAGTCATGGTTGATGCCTTTAAAGTTGCCATATTCTAGTGAGAACTTTGTCTATTTGCATAGGCAAATGGTTAATAATCATTATAAAGATGCTCTGAAGCATCTACGGCTTGCTCTTCACTGTGAACCCCCTTTGTCTGCAGCCTTACTTCCTTTGATACAG TTATTGCTAATTGGAGGTCAAGCGAAAGAGGCCCTAAGTGAAGTCGAAAAGTTCTGTAACATTTCGAACATGCCTTTTCCCTTTAG ATTAAGGGCAAGTCTTCTAGAGTACTTTTATTCTAATGACTCTGTCAGGCTCTGTAATTGTTTTGAGGAGGTTTTGAAGAGGGATCCGACATGCTGCCACTCATTGGCAAGGCTTGTCAGCATGCATCAAAAAG GTGATTATAGTCTGGAATCCCTTGTGGAGATGATTGCTTTGCATGTGGAAGCTACATTTCCAGAGTCTGAAACGTGGAGGGAGTTTGCTTCATGCTTCCTCAAACTATATGAATACGAAGAGGATCGACTGTCTGTATGCCTCGTTGGGAATGAAGGTGAACAAAAAGCAAATCGCTCTATTTATTACAGAAGGATTCCAAGCATATTTACCGAGGTAAACTCAAGAAGAGCTTGGAGATTACGCTGCAGATGTTGGTTAAAACGTCATTTTGGCAAGCGGATGCTTGCCTCCGAAATCGCTTCAG GGATGTTGGAGCTTGTAACATACAAAGCAGCTTGTGCAGCCCATCTGTATGGTGAAGAATGTCATTATGTTGTAAAGGTTTATACTCATTTAAGGGAACACAGTGAGAAGGATTTATGCAAATTCTTAAAACCACATATGGTGAATTCCATCAGACTAAATGTGagatttcaagaaaaataa